The genome window agtgcagtatcaggtagttgtcaatcgctggcggtttatatgtgaaatgatgacatgactgcagctggcgatgaggccaaaaccagcatgtccagtgcaaaaaggctttgactttttaattttacttaacattattttatttatcccttatattgaagagacctttttgaaagagtttggtttacttatgagcacttgacttgggtgtttgtaatagatgtaggttatggtgtcggccatgatttgttgcaattttgaggtgttcagtcttattatgatttaagaaaataaatgagattGCTCCCgtcacgaatcgactgtttcttgtttttcactgacatgtctcttaagtgttgaggatagtgcttctttgagcctacattcagtatgagtaaaatactctaGTACTGTTAAAACCAGATAGGcctactctaagacttttactgaagttgttttggaattggtgacttgtaacttgtaatggagtaattttcactgcaaggtatctgtacttttacttaagtatggttttcaggtacctCTATTCATTTCAAGGGCTCTAGGATTCTTCGACAGCGGCAAACCACCACACATTTCATACGACGCATCATTGAAGATCGAGGCAAAGTGGGAATCGTAACCTTCAGTACTTCTGCTTCAACTCTTAAAGGCTTGACTCTTATTGACAGTGAGACCACAAGAGAGAATCTCATCAAATTATTGCCAACACAAGCAGGTGGATCTACAAACGTCTGTACTGGCCTCAATAAAGCCTTAGAGGTGCCCTGTTCATTATATTCATATgcattttgtatgtttgtgtgatgtGTAAAGAATACATATTCAATactaaaatactcaaattcaATACTTTGCATTTCTTAGGTGCTTTAAGCAGATAATAAGGATTCATTAGGAGATGCAATTATTTTTCTCACTCATGGTGAGTCATCAGACAACATCAATaaccctttattcgggaggggcaAAAACCGCAGGCCAAGCCCTTAACCCCAGATTAaggtctgctgagtatagccagggattgggaaatgcgagttactttaaaccacagacttactttccccttggaaatcgcagcgaCCAACTTGCGGctggacatggttctgtggtccagctccagtaggacagtcctcatagttgagttaattgtaccttgggaagaggccattagcgaagcatttgaaagaaagaatctccggtatggcagcttggcagcggaggctgaagatcggggatggacAGCTAAATtgttcccggtggaagtgggctgcaggggctttgtttccaattccactacaaggctgcataagaaagtggggatcagaggacaggcccaacggacgGTAGTTAAAGCACTTGCCACTgtcgctgagagaagcagccactggctgttGTTGAAATGTAAGGacgcaatatgggctgccaagtgaccacataataaaatggtgttgtgtgttgtattattatgccatacgggaccgggggcactaagcttgcattaacggagccagtggggctataacagccttagccaacgggtttgCGCGTATGGTGGCGTTGATTTTTGGCAATAtcttgtaatgttatgccatacgggaccgggggcattGAGCTTGCCTTAACGGTTTGtgtagtcgtggcctaatggttagagagttggactcgtgaccagaaggttgccggtttgattctcagggccTGCGGGTAACAACTGTggtgcctttgagctgcagtgatatCTGCCCACTGCTtttgccagatgaccttgtaacaatgcgacacacacccaggtctgatcaacctgcggttggcctcccttggctgagggtgtcttgtgataaagggccgaaacacccaatgaggctgaggtgcacaactgatgatgtgtcgcattgaagggaaccatacaaagggcattatcagcagcacctcaccaatcAGAAGACGAGTTGCGACACATGATCAAACAGCTGATATTACCCATAACTTGCcgcgagagggcggagtttcATTTAAACCCTATTACCAGTAATTAAATGTCAGTTTATTATCAAATGCAAattcttttatgttttattttggaaTTAGGAGGGAAATGTATTACAGCGACTGATGATATCACCTCCAATCTGTTAGTGGATGCATTTGCTTCACTTACAATACCAACTGGAGACTACACGAAAGAACCAGGTTTGGCAAGTTAATTTCCCATTTTATGACTTTTAAATTGtatgtatataatttatactttaaatataatattttatgtgttcatttttattgtatgcTTACAGCTGGAGAGTTAGGGAAATAGAACAGCTGACTGGTTCAATGGAACAGTGTCAGTGGATCAGACTGTTGGTAACAAAACCATTTTTATAATCATCTATGAACTCAGTGCACGTAATACAAATATGACTCAAGGTACGATAGCAAAGACACTCAAACTAAAAATTCCAGGAACTGCAGAGATGTGATTGAAGCATTGAGGCCGAAAGTTTGAAATAATCATTAACAAAAAATGCACtcacatatacacatatttatCATAATTTAGATAAGACAATATGTGCTTAGTCAAAGTCCTATAGGATTTGTTCTATCTTGTATTTGGTAGACTGGAGACTGGAAGTACAGTATTCTGAGCGGAGGACTTCAGTCTTTGACTATAACAGTAACCAGTCAAGCAGCTCGCTCTGATGTTCCTCCTATCATTGTCAAAGCCCATGTGAATCAGCAGCTCATCGATGGCAGTAAACCCGTGATTGTGTTTGCTGAGGTGAGTCAGAATTACAGACCTGTAATAAATGCTGAAGTGAAGGCCACACTGGAGCCAGAAATTGGGATATCAGAACAATTAGAGCTACTGGATATTGGAGCAGGTAAATTACCCATAATCCTTTTCTCAAGCACACACTCATGctaaaatataaagaaacaaaCTGCAAATCTTATCTGTTACAGGAGCTGATGCTTTCAAAGATGATGGGATCTATTCCAGATATTTCACAAAGTTAATAAAAGGCAGAATCAGCTTGAAAGTGAGAGTGAAGAATAAAGACGGACAATCCAGATTTACTCTGAAATCCAGGAGAACACTGTACTTCTCATCTGGACGGCTCCTGGTAAAGACTTTGACCAGGGAACAGGTGACACACAAtagtttattaaacattttattcctgtaactttaaaatattgaaataacaTTAACcttattgtgttgtttatgaATCTTTGCACATGTATTTGAGAACACTGTACTTCTCATCTGGACGGCTCCTGATAAAAGACTTTGACCAGGGAACAGGTGACGCACAATGGtttattaaacatgttttattcctgtaactttaaaatattgaaataacaTTAACcttattgtgttgtttatgaATCTTTgcacatgcatttttttaagctaaatatGAGATCAGATGGAGCGATGACGTTGAAATGCTTCGACTGAACTTCAGCAATTCTTCTTTAGTCAACACATCCGCCGTCTCACCTAAGGAGGCTGGATCAGTAGAACAACACTCATTTAATATGACAATTGAGAATGGTACCACACTCTTCTTTGCTCTTCGCTCTGAGGACAATGATGATGCAAAATCTGAAATATCCAACATTGCTCAAGCATCAACATCAGGCCTGAATTAGTTTTATTATATCTTATTATACCTGTTTGTGTGGCAGTTGTAGTGGTATGTTTGATTGTTGCTGTAACAATATGGGCAGTGAAATGAAGAAAACGCATTCATGCTTAGACACTAACAATCTAATGCAAacagcatttttatcatttgagCAATAGCAATTTATTGATATCTATATTGATATTACTATTGATATTTAGCATGTTTTGAGTTTTCATTTCGAGTTTGTCTgaacctacactgtaaaaattatttgttgggtcaacttaaaaatttaagttacctggttgcattcaaattttgagttaattcaatttaaaaatattagataACCAACAATTTCtttacagtgtatttaaaaatattttaaatctgagttttaatgtcttttttttaattgatgcaCAATGTTTAATCCATATCACATAAGAAACAACACTTTTTTCAACTTAACCAAGTTTGAaagattgttttgtttgtttctttgtttttctttattcgTATAAAATCAACAGCATGGGCATGTCAGTTCCTCTTATGTAACGCATAACTAGCAACAAACGAAAACGGATACATGATTTAAAATGAGCTATTACTGACAGATCCAGTGACAATTAGTTGTATGCTCAATAAAAACCTGTTTTCTGTTATCCACTCTCTGGACATGAGCAGCACAAACAACAATTGGCAAACAGTAAGCATCACCTGTAAGTAtcttattaatttgttattagTGTCTCTTTTGATCTGGAACAAGGCTCAGCCCTCAGAGAACTGCATGTAGAGAAATTCAGATCTTTTGTCGCTGAAACTTAGCACGAGATGAATCTGCAGGATTTCAGAGAAGCCCTCAGATAAACTTGGCGGCACAAACTTGTTCCTATTGAGATCAAAAAAGAGGGTTAAGATGGGACTCTTGTTACGCAACTCATTGGTGAATTCTTTTTGTACTGAATTCTTTGGTGAATTCAGTTTGGTAGAAATAGCGTTGGTGTAAGTtttagggttgcacggtgtaccagtgctacggtagcatcgcgatgctaaagcttcaaaatacccgcgatgcctctctatttttgaaacggtagtatcgtagtaccgtaggtcagtggttctcaaactttttcgttgtaaggccccctttgtgttaagtgcatcgctttgcggccccccgtataaagacgtataatcttaaacttagaatttttattaaaccaaaaacattcagttatacaatgctgaaacctcaattcttttggttggtggtgtcatttttctgatttttgattgcataaaatctatgataaatttctatatttcataaaatgccaaaatctgtggcccccctagatccatcttgggggcccccagtttgagaaccactaccgtagttaatgttgcatatgcgcattaatattcatttgaacacttacatctgcctttttgcggtgtttatctcctaaatgaatgtgtgttttgaatgactcagacgagataatgattcaaattagcgttttgaacgagttggttaaatgattcactaactgtGGACAATTgatgccacctactggccgtcttagttctgcatttaaagtaagcctaatatttccctttataaagactattgtatcaatgaaatttgtcccgcatttgaattagttctcacgtgaaaaatgatctagtgtactttagtatttactacagtaaactactaaaactcagacactagtgtttttgagtcttgccatagtaaatatttaagtatactacagtatttgctacaatttatccaattactacaggtAATATTCTAGTGcgaagtataatacagtttactatagtaaatacaaaaggtttaatctaaatctgtgttttttgtatagatttgaattatgaacatggcacagcatcgtgatactacttggtatcgagatacttcagctggtatagtatcgtaagacatgtttatggtaccgtgacaaccctagtaaGTTTAGTCTTTTGCCATTCACTTACTTGTAGCTGTGGAAAACCATGTCGTTGACATGAACATGCTTGGTGGCAGAAGGAACCATCTCACGAAACTAAAAAccgaaaaaataaataagattacATTTAATAAAGACCTCAGGAATTTGCATGAAGAGCATTAAACATTGGGCAGGAAGGATACAGTATATCAAAGAGCtttgttaaaatataaacataacattttagtttttattaatcttATTATTTATTAGTCTTTCATTAATCTTTTATCATTTAGCTGTAATTACTTAAATATTACAGATGAATGTCGGTACGGACAGATACCCTattgttatgttttgcttgttcCAGAGTTGCTGTGAAATTGAAGCATCGGCAGGGCACTCCAGCGTTTTGACTGACATCGACATATCTGTAGTGCGAGAATAAGAGAATGATCGGAAATTGTACATCATATTGTAGACAGTTTTAGCTTAACAGATGAACAATTGAAATGAGGCACGAGTTtctgctttgtaaaaaaaaagcagTTGGACCTTTTTCTAGACTCAAGATCAGGATTAGTGTTGTCCACAGCTACACTACGGCCTTCCTTCAGAGCGCGCTCGCATGCTGCCACGCACTGCTGCCACGAACCAAGTGTGTCCTACAAATAACACAGGATGGAAAGTTACCCATCTATACTACTATACTTTACATCTATATACACattgcaatatacagtatatacaccaAGAAACTCACTCTGTTGATGTAGACATATCCCTTTGGAATGATATTTGTTTGGAAAAAGGTTGATTTGCCCGCTGAAGTGCAAAATgggaaaaaaagaatgacatgAAATCACACAAGGTTATCACACAAGAGAACTTGAGACACATCACATGAAGACTCACATCCAGGGAATCCCACTGCAATGATGACTTCCTGTTTGGTAGATGTGAGGGAGGCATCAGGAGGATCATAAAGACTCATATTAGAGTCTAATTTCCTCtagagaataaaaaacaaacaaaacacatgaatCACACACAGACTGTCTGTCAATTATAAAAGATACTAtaagacagaaataaactgtttgTGAGAGTTTACAGGGTCAAAGGTGGGCATGTTGAACGGAGCAGCTTTCCAGCCCAGGAAAAATTCCTCCGGGGTGTGAAACTGAAGGCCAATATTGAGGGcaaactgaaagaaaaacagaaaactatACAGCTGTTTGATAAAAGTGTTCCCACTTTGGTTATTcccaaattaaaaaatataagtaCAGCACCCCCTTAAGGCCAAACAGAGTATTGATATTAAATAGTGACTGTCTGCACCTGAATCCAAGTCAGTCACTATTTACTATCAGTCATTCTATCTGCTGAAAAGTAACTGATTTGATTACCAATCTGTCACTACAGGAAAaatctttcttcttttttccgGGTGCCCAGTTTGCAGGACGTCCCGCTGCATCTGTGAATATAAAGGACAGATAAATCAATAGAGTAAACCAGTAAAATCGCCTGAGACAACCAACAACACACTGAAAAACTCGACATAGCTCACCTCCAACATAGAAGCTTTGTGACACGTCTATAGTGACCCCACCGTTCGCCTGCCAAAACACcacagcagctttacatacacaGTTTGACTATTGTGCTTGTTGTACGTAAAGAAGGTTACTAGAATTGAGCAATTCACCTTCTCACACAAATGTTCCCACATTCCAACCACAGGCTTTCTGTAAATACCCGGGGCTGTGGAAACAAAAACCTGAAAGAGACACCGTTTCaagtaaataaacataaaatgatgCCTACAGCACAACAAGTTGTGACATGTAAACTTGGCATGCAAATGGTGTGCATGAATGCCATTAACCTGTACAGGCAGCTGCAGTGTTTGTAGGATATCCTCTACTTTGGATTTAAATACTTGTGGTCTCAGCTTGCCTCGAGAAATGCCCATCTGATTGGTGAAAAACACCacctaaaataaacacacacaaacaataacaACTAGATAGTTTCTGCAAACTCAATGAGGCTATGTCAAtatatcacaaaataaatctgatagggtccaaaaaaataaaaaatattatgtgaTCAAATACttgttttatatgataaaattatataatattaataaatgctatgTTTGAAAAGAGTCCACTATTGTGACATGAAACTATCATCGCTCAAGATTACACTTTAGCATTCAATACAGAATTTGAGAGTTGTGACAGATCGACCTATCAGAATCAAGGATTCTATAAAACCGACATCAGCAACATCTAAACTAAACTATACTAACAAGTAACATTAGTAAGAATTTATTAAAAAGCACCTTAAATCCTTTCTTCAACAGACTGGCCAGCCTTGGCTGTATCTCTGGGAAAAGAATCCTAGGGAAGAACACAGAGCAAAAATATCACATGAGAGACAGGAAAGAGCCATAGACAGCATTTGTGTGTAGGATAGTCTTCCGTCAGACTCACTTCCAGTCATCTGGACTCGTGGGAAATACTCTCCCAGACTTAGTGGTGATAATACAGCCATCAATGTCAAACCCTGCAATCTAAATCaaacaaaaagcattaaaagGCATGCAAGCATAACAGTGTTCTTGAAACTACAACAGCAACATATCCCAGACAAAAAGCATCACTGAACCCATACTTTGACTTACTTTGGAGCTGTCTGAAACCCCAGCAGCAGTGAAGAGCATGAGGCTTCCGATCTGCTGCCAGTAACTACTAGAGCAGGTAGATGATGAAGCATTGATGGTTGATGAGTCCGGTGTGACGTTGCTCTCATTCTGTGCAAATGCTTGCAACTGTTTAAGCTTCTCCTCAGCAGAGGTCTCCTCCTCATCTCCACATAATCGTTTCATGTGAGGAACATCATCTTCTGGGCTGTGTGGACGTTTTCTTACCTAGATAGAACAAGTCAAAGAACAAGTGAGCACCCTCTATgacagaaaatgatgacagatgtcAATTTCGCCCTGATagcaaaactaaaaaaatctattttattttataaatgcatCCTCATAGCTCTTTCCTACACTCTTTAAAAAGGCATAATTATTGACCtataaacaaaacagaatatGAAGTGTTCTCTTATTTGTGAGTCGGTTTGGATAAAATCgcctgctaaataaataaatgtataggtAAAGATGTTTTTTAATGCTTGAAtgcagtttttacaaacataagtcaataaataaacaactgtaataatataattgatggtactatacagtataacatTTTGAAAccagtatatgactctttcttccgtaaaacacaaaagatattttgagaaatgttttagtaGTTTTGAGTCCAttcaatgtaagtcaatggggccaatgttgtttggttatccacattcttcaatatatcttcttgtgttttcttcaaaagaaagaaagtcatacaggtttggaatgaaacgagggagagtaaatgatgaaaaaaaatcatttttaggtgaactagcCCTTAAAAAATTGACATGAGTCAAAAAATAATGTCAACACTATGAATAGAAGGCTTACAACCCACGTACAGTAAAATATGTTCAAGGTTCAAGGTACATATGTACATACACAGAATTAGAGTGTACTGAATAAATCTTTGCACTTGGGCACAAGGAACAAaggatttttatattataataaaatataattgtggcgaggggagcgtggtgtagcgaggtgtgcagcaggagagagagccgggagacgagcggtaagtgagtggagtaattaCAGACGATCAACACctgtctcgttccagtaagggcgcggggagagAATATAAACATCGGACAAAGTCACaatggggagagagagacggactcgACGCGA of Triplophysa rosa linkage group LG14, Trosa_1v2, whole genome shotgun sequence contains these proteins:
- the LOC130564452 gene encoding LOW QUALITY PROTEIN: calcium-activated chloride channel regulator 1-like (The sequence of the model RefSeq protein was modified relative to this genomic sequence to represent the inferred CDS: substituted 1 base at 1 genomic stop codon) produces the protein MQNEKCGNKATWTVIFEDSVDRDALQSLNPLPSPPPAPSFTVVQRMQRVVCLILDVSGSMQGSRILRQRQTTTHFIRRIIEDRGKVGIVTFSTSASTLKGLTLIDSETTRENLIKLLPTQAGGSTNVCTGLNKALEVLXADNKDSLGDAIIFLTHGESSDNINNPLFGRGKNRSWRVREIEQLTGSMEQCQWIRLLTGDWKYSILSGGLQSLTITVTSQAARSDVPPIIVKAHVNQQLIDGSKPVIVFAEVSQNYRPVINAEVKATLEPEIGISEQLELLDIGAGADAFKDDGIYSRYFTKLIKGRISLKVRVKNKDGQSRFTLKSRRTLYFSSGRLLVKTLTREQL
- the pnkp gene encoding bifunctional polynucleotide phosphatase/kinase, with product MKMQCTLVSVSGARMELADDRALIFGRGPESKISDKKCSRHQVKLVANYGKQEVLVTQLGANPSSIDGQYLGRGESACLTAGQTLFLVNQSHPFTVEFTDIANSNSHSPMKEKGTVIERSRDTDEIMKRSGPKKNIQDYFAKSPQKVRKRPHSPEDDVPHMKRLCGDEEETSAEEKLKQLQAFAQNESNVTPDSSTINASSSTCSSSYWQQIGSLMLFTAAGVSDSSKIAGFDIDGCIITTKSGRVFPTSPDDWKILFPEIQPRLASLLKKGFKVVFFTNQMGISRGKLRPQVFKSKVEDILQTLQLPVQVFVSTAPGIYRKPVVGMWEHLCEKANGGVTIDVSQSFYVGDAAGRPANWAPGKKKKDFSCSDRLFALNIGLQFHTPEEFFLGWKAAPFNMPTFDPRKLDSNMSLYDPPDASLTSTKQEVIIAVGFPGSGKSTFFQTNIIPKGYVYINRDTLGSWQQCVAACERALKEGRSVAVDNTNPDLESRKRYVDVSQNAGVPCRCFNFTATLEQAKHNNRFREMVPSATKHVHVNDMVFHSYKNKFVPPSLSEGFSEILQIHLVLSFSDKRSEFLYMQFSEG